The window CACCGTGCTCGCGTCGATCGCGGCCGTCGCACTCGTCGCGCTCCTCGTCGTGACCGCGGTCGCCGCCGGGCGGTGGGTGTACCAGCGCGTCGAGACGCCCGAGAAGTACAACCGCGACATCGTCCTGTGCCTCGACATCTCGGGCTCGATGGTCGACTACGACGTCGAGGTCATCGACCGCTACATCGAGATGCTGCCGGGCTTCTCCGGCGAGCGCATGTCGCTCGTGCTGTGGGACGCGACCGCCGCGCAGGTCTTCCCCCTCACCGACGACTACGCGTTCGTCGAGGAGCAATTGGCGGCGGTCCGCGACGGCATGACGTCCTACTCGGACAGCTACTCCTACGGCACCCGCAACGGCAACGGCGCATCGCTCGTGGGGGACGGTCTCGCCTCGTGCGCCCTCATGTTCGACGGCGAGGCCGAGGACGGACGCTCGCGGTCGATCATCCTGGCGACGGACAACGCCGTCAACGGGACGCCGCTCGTCACCGTGCCCGACGCGGCGGCGATCGCCGCGTCGAGGAACGTCCGGGTCTACGGCCTCGACGCGAACGCGTACGAGGACGCGTTCTCCGACGAGTACCGGACGTCGATCCTTCAGAACGGCGGTCAGTACTTCAAGCTCTCGGACCCCGAGGCCGTCCCGGGGATCGTCGACCAGATCACGAGCGACCAGACGTCCCTCATGCTCGGTGCCCCGCAGATCCTCATCACGGACCGCCCGGCGTCCTGGCTCATCGCGATGCTCGTCGCGTTCTCGGCCCTCCTCGTCCTGTTGTGGAGGTTGCGCCTGTGACCTGGAATCCGATCCTGCCCGTCTGGGCCGTCGTGATCATCGTGCTCGCGCTCGGTGCCCTGTGCGTCGTCACCCTCGTCCGCGCGCCGGATCGGGCACGCCGGCGCGATTGGGCCGTCCGGGCGTTCGTCGTGCTGCTGCTCGGCATCGCGTGCCTGCGACCCGGCATCGGCACCTCGAGTGCCGCGACCGCGACGAACGACGTCGACGTCTTCTTCGTCGTCGACACGACCGCGAGCATGAACGCGGAGGACTGGGACGGCGCGCCGCGCCTCGACGGTGTCCGCGGCGATGTCATGGCGCTCGCCGAGGCCCACGCGGGAGCGCGGTTCTCGTTGCTGACGTTCGACAGCGAGGCGCAGCTGCGGGTCCCGCTCACGACGGACGTGTCGGCGCTGCAATCGGCCGTGACGACGTTGCGGCCCGAGATCACGGGTTACTCGTCGGGCTCGAGCATCTCCGCCGCGAACGAGTTGCTCGAGGAGACGCTGGAACGTGCGGCCGATGCGAAGCCGGAGCGGGCCCGCGTCGTCTACTACCTGGGCGACGGGGAGCAGACCGCGCGCGAGGACCCGGAATCGTTCGCGTCCTCGGCGGAACTCCTCCAGGGCGGTGCGGTGCTCGGCTACGGCACGGACCAGGGCGGACCCATGCGTGAGACGCTCAGCGGATTCGCGACGACCGAGCCCACGTACATCGTCGATCGCTCCACGGGTTCCGACGCGATCTCGCGCATCGACGAACCGGCGCTCGAGACGATCGCGAGCCAGCTCGGGGTCGGCTACCAGCACCGGACGCCGGCGACGGCGGTGCAGGCAGCGGCCGTCGACCCGACCGTCCTGGAGACGGAGACGGGCAACGACGTCGAGCGCGCGTTCGACCTGTACTGGATCTTCGTGATCTTGATCTTCCTCCTGCTGCTCCGTGAGGTCTGGGTCCTCACGCGGGCGATCATCGAACTTTCCGAATCGAGGGGAGCGCGCGCATGACGAGCGGAACCACGGCGGACATCGCCGCCCCGACGGCGATCGAGGCGCCGCACGAGCGGGCCGATCCCGAGCGGCAGCGCGCCGAGCGGGAACGTGCCGCCCTGCGCCGACGACGACGGGCGATGGTGTGGGGGCTCCCGTTCTCGCTCGTCGCCCTGCTCGTCGCCGCGAAACTCATCTCGATGGTCCTCGTCGGCCAGGCGACGGTCGCGAAGTACGAGGACGCGGACTACGAGGGCGCCCTCAACTCGGCCCAGCAGCAGAAGATCCTCAACGTGATCGAGCAGTGGAAGGCGCCGTACTCGACGGGGACGACGTATCTGCAGCTCGGCCTGAACGACGAGGCCCGGGCCGAACTGGAGTCGGCACTGCCGCTCGCGGGCGGCATCGATCAGTGCCCCGTCCGATCGAACCTCGCGATCGCCATCGAGCGTCAGGGCGATGCGATGCTCGACGCGGGCGACAGCGAGGGGGCGCGCGACCACTGGACGCAGGCGCTCGCCGTGCTCGAGCAGCAACCCGCGGAATGCACGGAGTCGACGTCGAAGGCGGCGATGGACGAGTCGGAGCAGCGCATCCGGGCGAAACTCGACCCGCCGCCGCCGGACGCCGCGCAGGAGCCCGAGGAGACGCCGCCGCCCGAGCAGGAGGACGAGCTCGAGGACCAACTGGAGGAGAACCAGCAGGACCGTCAGGACCTGATCGACGAGAACAGCGGCTCGGGGGGCGGCGGCACCGACAAGCCCTGGTAGTCGTCCGTCGGCACCGTCGGCGGTGACTAGCATGGGTGCGTGATTGAACGTCTGAGCACCCTGTTCGTCCGCACGCTCCGCGAGGATCCGGGCGACGCGGAGGTCGCGAGCCACCGTCTGCTCGTCCGGGCCGGGTACATCCGGCGTCAGGCGCCGGGGATCTTCGCCTGGCTGCCGCTGGGGCTGCGCGTGAAGCGGCGGGTCGAGGCGATCGTGCGCGAGGAGATGACGCGCGTCGGTGCGCAGGAGGTCTCGTTCCCCGGTGTGCTGCCGGCCGAGATGTACGAGGCCTCGGGGCGGCTCGCCGACTACGGCGACACGATGTTCCGGCTCGCGGACCGCAAGGGGGCCGAACTCGTGCTCGCTCCGACGCACGAGGAGGCGTTCACGCTGCTCGTGAAGGACCTGTACTCGAGCTACAAGGACCTGCCGCTCACGATCTTCCAGATCCAGGACAAGTACCGCGACGAGGCACGTCCGCGTGCGGGGCTCCTGCGCGGCCGCGAGTTCACGATGAAGGACGCGTATTCGTTCGACATCGACGACGCGGGGCTCGACGAGAGCTACGGGGCACAGCGCGACGCGTACGAGCGCATCTTCCGCCGGCTCGGCCTCGAGTACGTCATCGTCGCGGCCGACGCCGGCGCGATGGGCGGCTCGAAGAGCGAGGAGTTCCTGCACCCGACCGAGGTCGGCGAGGACACGTTCGTCGTCGCGCCGTCGGGGTACGCGGCGAACGTCGAACGGTACGTCTCGACGCCCGGTGAGCCGATCGACGCGAGCGGGATCGGCGCCCCGGTCGTGTTCGACTCGCCGGACACGCCCACGATCGACACACTCGTGGCACACGCGAACGCGGTCGTGCCGCGGGCCGACGGCGCCGCGTGGACGGCCGCGCACACGCTCAAGAACCTCGTGCTCGCGCTCACCGACGGTGCGGGCGAGCGCGAGATCGTCGTCGTCGGCGTCCCCGGTGACCGTGCCGCGGACCTCAAGCGCGTCGAGGTCGCGTTCGGTGGCCGCGAGGCGGAGCCCGCGACCGACGAGGACTTCGAGAAGCTGAGCGGCCTCGTCCGCGGCTACATCGGTCCGTGGAGCGCGGACGGGCCCGTGCTCGGTGCCGACGGGTCCTCCGGCGTGCCGTACTACCTCGATGCCTCGATCGCCGAGGGGAGCGCGTGGATCACCGGCGCGAACGAGCACGAGAAGCACGTGCACTCGCTCGTCCTCGGCCGCGACTTCACGCCCGACGGGCGGGTCGAGGCTGCGGAGGTGCTCGACGGGGACCCGTCGCCCGACGGCTCCGGTCCCATCCGCACGGCCCGCGGCACCGAGATCGGACACGTGTTCCAACTCGGCCGCAAGTACGCGGAGGCACTCGGCCTCAAGGTGCTCGATCAGAACGGCAAGCTCGTGACCGTGACGATGGGCTCCTACGGCGTGGGCGTGACGCGGAACCTCGCGCTCGTCGCCGAGGCGTCGCACGACGAGCGCGGGCTCGTCTGGCCCGAGGCCGTCGCCCCGTTCGACGTCCAGGTCGTCGCGACGGGGAAGGGGGCCGAGCCGTTCGAACTCGGCGAGCGACTCGCGAACGAGTTCGACGCCGCGGGCTTCGAGGTGCTGTTCGACGACCGGGTGAAGGTGTCGCCCGGAGTGAAGTTCGGGGACGCCGAGCTCATCGGCGTGCCGTGGATCGTCATCGCGGGCAAGGAGTCCGCCGATGGTCGCGTCGAGGTGTGGGACCGTCGCACGGGGGAGCGCACGCCGCTCCCCGCCGACGAGGCCCTCGCGTTCGTCCGGGCCAATCGCCGCGGCTGAGGCCGCCCGCGGCCTCGCGCCGCGCGTCGGCTATGCTCGTCCTTTCCAGTTGAATACAGGAGCGTCATGAAGATCGATCTCGCAGTTCTCCGGTTGCTCGAACGGGAGCGCGAAATCCCGTTCGAGGAACTCGTCACCATCCTCGAGGAGGCGATCCAGACCGCCTACGAGAAGCAGACGAGCCAGGGCGCCGACGACGCGGCACCACAGGGCACCCGCGTGCACC is drawn from Pseudoclavibacter chungangensis and contains these coding sequences:
- a CDS encoding VWA domain-containing protein, yielding MAIAYWGISLALVAVALVVGGLAWFRTRRRRTHDATIPVANTRRLTELPAFRRVVNRATVLASIAAVALVALLVVTAVAAGRWVYQRVETPEKYNRDIVLCLDISGSMVDYDVEVIDRYIEMLPGFSGERMSLVLWDATAAQVFPLTDDYAFVEEQLAAVRDGMTSYSDSYSYGTRNGNGASLVGDGLASCALMFDGEAEDGRSRSIILATDNAVNGTPLVTVPDAAAIAASRNVRVYGLDANAYEDAFSDEYRTSILQNGGQYFKLSDPEAVPGIVDQITSDQTSLMLGAPQILITDRPASWLIAMLVAFSALLVLLWRLRL
- a CDS encoding vWA domain-containing protein encodes the protein MTWNPILPVWAVVIIVLALGALCVVTLVRAPDRARRRDWAVRAFVVLLLGIACLRPGIGTSSAATATNDVDVFFVVDTTASMNAEDWDGAPRLDGVRGDVMALAEAHAGARFSLLTFDSEAQLRVPLTTDVSALQSAVTTLRPEITGYSSGSSISAANELLEETLERAADAKPERARVVYYLGDGEQTAREDPESFASSAELLQGGAVLGYGTDQGGPMRETLSGFATTEPTYIVDRSTGSDAISRIDEPALETIASQLGVGYQHRTPATAVQAAAVDPTVLETETGNDVERAFDLYWIFVILIFLLLLREVWVLTRAIIELSESRGARA
- a CDS encoding proline--tRNA ligase, whose protein sequence is MIERLSTLFVRTLREDPGDAEVASHRLLVRAGYIRRQAPGIFAWLPLGLRVKRRVEAIVREEMTRVGAQEVSFPGVLPAEMYEASGRLADYGDTMFRLADRKGAELVLAPTHEEAFTLLVKDLYSSYKDLPLTIFQIQDKYRDEARPRAGLLRGREFTMKDAYSFDIDDAGLDESYGAQRDAYERIFRRLGLEYVIVAADAGAMGGSKSEEFLHPTEVGEDTFVVAPSGYAANVERYVSTPGEPIDASGIGAPVVFDSPDTPTIDTLVAHANAVVPRADGAAWTAAHTLKNLVLALTDGAGEREIVVVGVPGDRAADLKRVEVAFGGREAEPATDEDFEKLSGLVRGYIGPWSADGPVLGADGSSGVPYYLDASIAEGSAWITGANEHEKHVHSLVLGRDFTPDGRVEAAEVLDGDPSPDGSGPIRTARGTEIGHVFQLGRKYAEALGLKVLDQNGKLVTVTMGSYGVGVTRNLALVAEASHDERGLVWPEAVAPFDVQVVATGKGAEPFELGERLANEFDAAGFEVLFDDRVKVSPGVKFGDAELIGVPWIVIAGKESADGRVEVWDRRTGERTPLPADEALAFVRANRRG